A genomic segment from Leptolyngbya boryana PCC 6306 encodes:
- the gatA gene encoding Asp-tRNA(Asn)/Glu-tRNA(Gln) amidotransferase subunit GatA codes for MASIRELHQQLISKERSCVEIVQESLDRIQALEPKLHSFLQVTNDRALEQAKQIDAKIAAGEEIGLLAGIPIAIKDNLCTQGVPTTCASKILQNFVPPYESTVTQKLIDAGAVMVGKTNLDEFAMGGSTETSAYAKTANPWDISRVPGGSSGGSAAAVAGGECPISLGSDTGGSIRQPASFCGIVGMKPTYGLVSRYGLVAFASSLDQIGPFARSVEDAAILLNAIAGYDPKDSTSLKVDVPDYTQFLTTDLKGKKVGVIKETFGEGLDPEVEKSVNAAIDQLKALGAEVKEISCPRFRYGIAAYYIIAPSEASANLARYDGVKYGARIEDAENLMEMYTKTRSQGFGAEVKRRIMIGTYALSAGYYDAYYLKAQKVRTLIKQDFEKAFEEVDVLVSPTAPTTAFKLGDKSQDPLSMYLIDLMTIPVNLAGLPGMSVPCGFDSQGLPIGLQIVGNVLREDQVFQVAYAYEQATDWHTRVPKL; via the coding sequence ATGGCATCGATTCGTGAGTTGCATCAGCAACTGATTAGCAAAGAGCGGTCTTGCGTTGAGATTGTGCAGGAGTCGCTGGATCGGATTCAAGCATTGGAGCCGAAGTTGCATAGTTTTTTGCAGGTCACGAACGATCGCGCATTAGAACAGGCGAAGCAAATCGATGCAAAGATTGCCGCCGGAGAAGAAATCGGACTGCTGGCAGGAATCCCGATCGCGATTAAGGATAATCTCTGTACACAAGGGGTTCCAACCACTTGCGCGTCTAAGATTTTGCAGAATTTTGTGCCGCCTTATGAATCGACGGTGACGCAGAAATTGATCGATGCGGGCGCGGTGATGGTCGGCAAGACGAATCTCGACGAGTTCGCAATGGGCGGATCGACCGAGACTTCAGCTTATGCCAAGACAGCAAATCCCTGGGATATTTCAAGAGTTCCGGGCGGATCATCGGGTGGTTCAGCAGCAGCGGTTGCAGGCGGAGAATGTCCGATTTCGTTGGGATCAGACACCGGGGGATCGATTCGGCAGCCTGCTTCATTCTGTGGAATTGTGGGGATGAAGCCGACTTATGGATTGGTTTCACGGTATGGATTAGTGGCATTTGCGTCGTCGTTGGATCAGATTGGACCGTTTGCGCGATCGGTGGAAGATGCGGCGATTTTGCTTAATGCGATCGCGGGATACGATCCGAAAGATTCCACGAGTTTGAAAGTAGACGTTCCTGATTACACGCAGTTTTTAACGACTGATTTGAAAGGGAAAAAAGTTGGAGTCATTAAAGAAACGTTTGGCGAAGGGCTTGATCCCGAAGTTGAGAAATCGGTGAATGCTGCGATCGATCAACTCAAAGCTTTAGGTGCTGAAGTTAAAGAGATTTCTTGTCCTCGATTCCGTTATGGAATTGCAGCGTATTACATTATTGCTCCGTCTGAGGCTTCGGCGAACTTGGCGCGATATGACGGCGTGAAATATGGGGCGCGGATTGAGGATGCTGAGAATTTGATGGAGATGTATACGAAAACGCGATCGCAAGGATTTGGTGCAGAGGTGAAGCGCCGGATCATGATTGGGACGTATGCACTCTCGGCTGGATATTACGATGCGTATTATTTGAAAGCTCAGAAGGTGAGAACGCTAATCAAACAAGATTTTGAAAAAGCGTTTGAGGAAGTGGATGTTTTAGTTTCACCGACGGCTCCGACGACTGCATTTAAGCTCGGCGATAAGTCGCAAGATCCATTGAGTATGTATCTGATTGACTTGATGACGATTCCAGTGAACTTGGCAGGATTGCCGGGAATGAGTGTGCCTTGTGGATTTGATTCGCAAGGTTTACCGATCGGACTTCAGATTGTTGGCAATGTGTTGAGAGAGGATCAGGTTTTCCAAGTTGCGTATGCTTATGAGCAGGCGACGGATTGGCATACAAGAGTTCCGAAGTTGTAA
- a CDS encoding D-alanyl-D-alanine carboxypeptidase, with protein MQRSEEKALTRIQKVIKNTALAVSISLGVWSQSEVATAQTSLSDAPLNFAVRSTSRFCRSNLESAIDAIVKNPRFRNARWGILIKPIETPAILYQYNPNSSLIPASNVKLLTTAAALKIASTNNPQTIPSFSNWVTEVNRYSDNNRADALRRRIGGQAAIRNALELLGVNAQSYAQVDGSGLSRNNRATPSALVALLEGMFTNDSSGLFYRSLAVAGVNGTLQNRFRNTPVQGQFHGKTGTLRGVRALSGYLDNPNYGTIALSIVVNQPGQSGQVLVQAIDQIVLKTAQVDRCD; from the coding sequence ATGCAAAGATCCGAAGAAAAAGCCCTGACTCGAATTCAAAAAGTAATCAAAAACACTGCTTTAGCTGTCAGTATTAGTCTGGGAGTCTGGAGCCAGTCTGAAGTTGCCACTGCCCAAACTTCGTTGTCCGATGCGCCATTAAATTTTGCGGTGCGATCAACTTCTAGATTCTGCCGAAGCAATTTAGAATCTGCGATCGACGCTATTGTGAAAAATCCAAGATTTCGCAATGCTCGCTGGGGCATTCTGATTAAGCCGATCGAAACGCCTGCAATTCTCTACCAGTACAATCCGAATAGTTCACTTATTCCTGCCTCGAATGTCAAATTGCTGACGACCGCTGCCGCGCTGAAAATTGCTAGCACCAACAATCCTCAAACGATACCGTCTTTTAGTAACTGGGTGACTGAGGTCAATCGCTATAGCGATAACAATCGAGCAGATGCGCTGCGCCGTCGTATTGGAGGACAAGCTGCCATCAGAAATGCATTAGAACTGCTAGGAGTGAATGCCCAGAGCTATGCGCAAGTTGATGGTTCGGGACTCTCTCGCAATAATCGGGCAACGCCATCTGCTCTTGTTGCCCTCTTGGAAGGGATGTTTACGAATGATTCAAGTGGACTATTTTATCGATCTTTAGCCGTTGCCGGAGTGAATGGAACACTCCAAAATCGCTTTCGCAATACTCCTGTTCAAGGTCAATTTCATGGCAAGACTGGAACCTTGCGGGGAGTCAGGGCATTGTCTGGATATTTAGACAACCCGAACTATGGCACGATCGCGCTGAGTATTGTGGTCAATCAACCTGGGCAGTCAGGACAAGTCCTCGTCCAAGCAATCGACCAAATCGTGCTGAAAACGGCTCAAGTCGATCGCTGTGATTAG
- the tnpA gene encoding IS200/IS605 family transposase: MSLWKLYYHFVWATHQRLPLIKSSREAPLYQFIQHKTNDLGGYLRAIGGIDDHVHLIVSIPPSLALAQYVHLVKGSSSRYMNRYYADPDALFKWQQEYSVFSISEKNLTIALHYVNHQKRHHAKSKLLLHLEPDALFSRLIPP, from the coding sequence ATGTCACTTTGGAAGCTTTACTATCACTTCGTTTGGGCAACCCATCAGCGGCTTCCTCTGATCAAATCGAGCAGGGAAGCACCGCTCTATCAATTCATCCAGCACAAAACGAATGACTTGGGTGGCTATCTCCGCGCAATTGGTGGGATAGATGACCATGTTCATCTGATCGTCTCGATTCCACCCAGTCTTGCACTTGCTCAGTACGTTCATTTGGTTAAAGGCAGCAGTAGTCGCTATATGAATCGTTACTATGCTGACCCTGATGCGTTGTTCAAGTGGCAACAGGAATACAGTGTTTTCTCCATCAGCGAGAAAAATCTAACAATCGCCCTTCACTACGTCAATCACCAAAAACGCCATCATGCAAAGTCCAAACTTCTCCTCCACCTAGAACCCGACGCGCTCTTCAGTCGCCTTATTCCACCCTAG
- the ntrB gene encoding nitrate ABC transporter permease: MILQINLAAMFAVVSQAMGRRVRPVISRDRVFLPFLGFLGVIVLWWAIALAKPELIPTPPEALVANLDYILHPFYRRGPGDLGLGWLLLASLRRVLIGFTLGALVAIPVGFLIGMSEKAMMALNPVIQIFKPVSPLAWLPIALSIFNLADPSAIFVIFITSLWATIINTALGVSSVPKDYIDVSRVLEMPQWRRILKIVLPASLPYIFTGLRISLGIAWLVIVAVEMLTGGVGIGFFVWDEWSRLNLSSVFLAVFVIGLTGLLLDFGLAQLEALVTHRRRSV, encoded by the coding sequence ATGATCCTGCAAATCAATTTGGCAGCAATGTTTGCTGTTGTTTCTCAAGCGATGGGGCGGCGGGTTCGTCCAGTTATTAGTCGCGATCGTGTCTTTTTACCGTTCCTAGGTTTTCTAGGTGTGATTGTGCTGTGGTGGGCGATCGCACTTGCCAAACCTGAATTGATTCCAACGCCTCCTGAAGCATTGGTTGCGAATTTGGATTACATTCTGCATCCGTTTTATCGTCGAGGTCCCGGAGACTTGGGATTAGGATGGCTCTTACTTGCGAGTTTGCGACGAGTATTGATTGGATTTACCTTGGGGGCATTGGTTGCGATTCCAGTCGGCTTTTTGATTGGCATGTCTGAAAAAGCAATGATGGCGCTTAATCCAGTCATTCAGATTTTTAAGCCTGTTTCACCGCTGGCTTGGTTACCGATCGCGCTTTCTATTTTCAATCTGGCTGATCCTTCAGCAATTTTCGTGATCTTCATTACTTCACTTTGGGCAACGATTATCAACACTGCGTTGGGCGTATCGAGTGTCCCAAAAGATTATATTGATGTGTCGCGAGTGTTAGAAATGCCGCAGTGGCGGCGGATTCTGAAGATTGTGCTCCCTGCTAGCTTGCCGTACATTTTTACAGGTTTGAGAATTAGCCTGGGAATTGCTTGGCTGGTGATTGTGGCAGTCGAAATGCTAACTGGCGGAGTGGGAATCGGATTCTTTGTGTGGGATGAATGGAGTCGATTGAATCTTAGCTCTGTGTTTTTAGCCGTGTTTGTCATTGGCTTAACAGGATTGCTATTAGATTTTGGATTAGCCCAGCTTGAAGCTCTAGTAACACATCGTCGGCGATCGGTTTAG
- a CDS encoding TVP38/TMEM64 family protein — protein sequence MPHTIAKILKFSLIVLLIAGMIWGINQIGVDQLRTEVQRFGVWSPIVLLGLRFVSIVIPILPGTLYALLAGGLFGFGVGLATIFVADLLACVMNFYLARRYGRSLVQKLVGAKFMERVDRFSQKHLEKNFFLATGFMMGGGFDFVAYGIGLTQMRWKKFLASLGLSLIVAKPPTVALGAGLFDGGQAVIGIAVISCFALAVVTALLNRQADSSSAE from the coding sequence ATGCCGCATACGATCGCTAAAATCTTGAAATTCTCCTTGATTGTTCTCCTCATTGCTGGAATGATTTGGGGAATCAATCAAATTGGTGTCGATCAACTCCGAACAGAAGTTCAACGCTTTGGCGTATGGAGTCCGATTGTTTTACTCGGACTGCGATTTGTCAGTATCGTGATTCCGATTCTTCCAGGGACGTTGTATGCGCTGCTCGCTGGCGGTCTGTTTGGATTTGGAGTGGGGTTAGCGACGATCTTTGTCGCCGATCTCCTTGCTTGTGTAATGAATTTTTACCTAGCACGTCGCTATGGTCGATCTCTTGTCCAAAAGCTGGTGGGCGCAAAATTTATGGAGCGCGTCGATCGGTTTAGCCAAAAGCATCTAGAGAAGAATTTCTTCTTAGCCACGGGCTTTATGATGGGCGGTGGTTTTGATTTTGTCGCGTATGGGATTGGCTTAACTCAGATGCGATGGAAAAAATTCCTAGCATCTTTGGGGCTGAGCTTGATTGTTGCCAAGCCTCCAACAGTTGCTTTGGGTGCAGGATTATTTGATGGCGGTCAAGCAGTAATCGGCATCGCAGTTATCAGTTGCTTTGCACTCGCGGTCGTCACTGCACTTTTGAATCGGCAAGCAGACAGTTCATCGGCAGAATAA
- a CDS encoding ABC transporter ATP-binding protein, with translation MTKFNMLNAPKPEFGMSYAPAFLEIQQLSKSYKNGDRETVILKDVNLTIGEREYISIIGHSGCGKSTLLKIVAGLERSTSGSVLLEGREIRKPGAERMMVFQNYSLLPWLTVRQNIRLAVDEVSRGLSAAEKKQVVNEHIAMVNLNAAADKYPDEISGGMKQRVGIARALAIRPKMLLMDEPFGALDALTKSKLQRQVLEIWEQHRQAVMMITHDVDEAIYMSDRIVLMTNGPEATIGEILEVPFEHPRDRAKIRNSPAYYELRNHALNFLDSHFESDE, from the coding sequence ATGACAAAATTCAACATGCTCAATGCGCCAAAGCCTGAGTTTGGGATGTCATATGCACCAGCATTTCTTGAAATTCAGCAGCTTTCTAAATCGTATAAAAACGGCGATCGCGAAACTGTGATTCTCAAAGATGTCAATTTAACGATCGGGGAGCGCGAATATATCTCGATTATTGGGCATTCGGGCTGTGGGAAGTCTACGTTGCTAAAAATTGTGGCGGGACTAGAGCGATCGACTTCAGGTTCCGTTTTACTCGAAGGGCGAGAAATTCGCAAACCCGGAGCAGAAAGAATGATGGTGTTTCAGAACTATTCATTGCTGCCTTGGCTCACGGTGCGCCAGAACATTCGCTTAGCTGTCGATGAAGTGTCGAGAGGCTTGTCTGCGGCTGAGAAAAAACAGGTTGTCAATGAACACATTGCCATGGTGAATCTCAATGCTGCGGCTGATAAGTATCCGGATGAGATTTCAGGCGGCATGAAGCAGCGAGTTGGAATTGCGAGAGCATTAGCAATCCGCCCAAAAATGCTGCTGATGGATGAGCCGTTTGGAGCCTTGGATGCGTTGACCAAGAGTAAATTACAGCGACAGGTACTAGAAATTTGGGAGCAGCATCGGCAAGCCGTGATGATGATTACGCATGATGTCGATGAGGCGATTTATATGAGCGATCGCATTGTGCTGATGACGAATGGGCCTGAAGCTACGATCGGAGAGATTCTAGAAGTCCCGTTTGAGCATCCCCGCGATCGAGCGAAGATTCGCAATTCTCCTGCTTACTATGAACTGCGGAATCATGCGTTGAATTTCTTGGACTCGCATTTTGAGTCGGATGAGTAA
- a CDS encoding alpha/beta fold hydrolase — translation MMSTKLISGVSHVYDLTAPTSHPETLVFIHGWMLSRNYWQPLIDQLSVDYQCLSYDLRGFGESQPGRDRVILPEAQSSGNLAVAVQARVTQYSLLSYARDLGMLLRELQISKAWLIGHSLGGCVALWAADQMPEQVQGVICLNSGGGIYLKEAFERFRSAGQQMVKFRPKWLPQLPGLDLVFTRANVVQAIDRSWGRQRLIDFVKADPDAAVGTLLDSTTEAEVHRLPQVVARLSQPVYFVAGTKDTVMEPKYVRHLASFHPRFGSDADNVLEIADCGHLSMLEKTDVVEAHIRRILRS, via the coding sequence ATGATGTCTACCAAACTTATTTCTGGAGTGTCGCATGTCTATGACTTGACGGCTCCGACTTCCCATCCCGAAACGCTAGTTTTTATTCACGGCTGGATGCTCAGCCGAAATTATTGGCAACCCTTGATTGATCAACTGTCAGTCGATTATCAATGTCTGTCTTATGATTTGCGGGGTTTCGGTGAGTCTCAGCCTGGTCGAGATCGCGTCATCTTGCCAGAGGCTCAATCGTCTGGAAACCTGGCTGTTGCAGTACAGGCGAGGGTGACCCAATACAGCCTCTTATCGTATGCCAGAGATCTGGGCATGTTGCTCAGAGAGCTGCAGATTTCCAAGGCATGGTTGATCGGGCATTCGTTAGGAGGATGTGTGGCACTGTGGGCAGCGGATCAAATGCCGGAACAGGTTCAAGGCGTGATTTGCTTGAATTCAGGGGGCGGAATTTATTTGAAAGAAGCCTTTGAGCGGTTTCGATCCGCCGGGCAGCAAATGGTCAAATTTCGTCCAAAATGGTTGCCACAGTTACCGGGATTAGATTTAGTATTCACGCGCGCAAATGTGGTGCAGGCGATTGATCGATCGTGGGGTCGCCAGCGGTTGATTGATTTTGTCAAGGCTGATCCAGACGCTGCTGTTGGCACGTTGCTCGATTCGACGACAGAAGCCGAGGTGCATCGATTGCCGCAAGTTGTAGCACGCTTATCACAGCCTGTCTATTTTGTGGCAGGGACGAAGGATACGGTGATGGAGCCGAAATATGTTCGTCATCTTGCTAGTTTTCATCCGCGATTTGGCAGCGATGCGGACAATGTGCTAGAGATTGCCGATTGTGGACATTTATCGATGTTGGAAAAAACGGATGTTGTCGAGGCTCATATTCGTCGTATTTTGCGATCGTAA
- the crtO gene encoding beta-carotene ketolase CrtO, with amino-acid sequence MSTYDVVIIGAGHNGLVCAAYLLKAGYKVLLLEKRSVPGGAATTEELLPEEAPGFRFNRCAIDHEFIHLGPVVEELELEKYGLKYLYCDPVVFCPHPDGTYFLAHQSVEKTCAGIAQYSERDARKYAEFVDLWQRTINAMIPMFNAPPKSIIDIAGNYDLKKIKDFLSVVGSTNKALDFVRTMLSSAEDILHEYFDTETVKAPLARLAAEMSVPPSQKNLAIGAMMMAMRHHPGMARPQGGTGALTAALVKLVQALGGEILTDQSVKQILIDDGKAVGVRVATGQEYRATRGVVSNIDARRVFLQLVDPSDVDSADEHLRERLDRRIVNNNETILKIDLAMSEPLKFIHHDHKDEYLIGSVLIADSVKHVEIAHHDSSIGKIPDADPSMYIVQPTMLDPTMAPEGGHTVWIEFFAPYYVENAEGTGLNGTGWTDELKNKVADRVVDKLADYAPNVKTATIARAVESPAELGERLGSYKGNYYHIDMTLEQMVFFRPLPEIANYKTPIENLYLTGAGTHPGGSISGMPGRNCARVFLHAQQPFLQTFRDAGSSIKSVFDGLFQK; translated from the coding sequence ATGTCTACTTATGATGTGGTCATAATTGGTGCAGGTCACAATGGATTAGTCTGTGCTGCCTACCTACTCAAAGCTGGGTACAAAGTGCTTTTGCTAGAAAAGCGATCGGTTCCAGGTGGAGCCGCGACAACCGAAGAACTTCTACCCGAAGAAGCACCTGGATTTCGCTTTAATCGATGTGCGATCGATCATGAATTTATCCATCTTGGTCCAGTGGTCGAAGAACTGGAGCTAGAAAAATACGGGTTGAAGTATCTTTACTGTGATCCGGTTGTCTTCTGTCCGCACCCGGATGGCACTTACTTTCTGGCGCATCAATCTGTTGAAAAAACTTGTGCTGGCATTGCTCAATATAGTGAGCGAGATGCGAGAAAGTATGCAGAGTTTGTGGATCTGTGGCAGCGCACGATCAACGCCATGATTCCCATGTTTAATGCTCCTCCTAAGTCAATTATTGATATTGCTGGAAACTATGATCTTAAGAAGATCAAAGATTTCCTCTCGGTGGTTGGTTCGACGAACAAAGCGCTCGATTTTGTGCGAACCATGCTTTCGAGTGCTGAAGATATTTTGCATGAGTACTTCGACACGGAAACCGTCAAAGCCCCTCTAGCTCGATTAGCAGCAGAAATGAGTGTGCCACCTTCTCAGAAGAATTTAGCGATCGGGGCAATGATGATGGCAATGCGGCATCATCCAGGGATGGCACGCCCGCAAGGTGGAACAGGTGCGCTGACTGCCGCCTTAGTAAAATTAGTACAAGCTTTGGGAGGAGAAATTCTTACGGATCAATCCGTGAAGCAAATTCTGATTGATGACGGAAAAGCAGTGGGTGTCAGAGTTGCAACAGGTCAAGAATATCGTGCGACTCGTGGCGTAGTTTCTAACATTGATGCGAGACGAGTATTTTTGCAGCTTGTTGATCCAAGCGATGTGGATTCAGCCGATGAGCATTTGCGAGAAAGGCTCGATCGTAGAATCGTGAACAATAATGAAACGATTCTAAAAATCGATCTGGCAATGTCTGAGCCCTTAAAATTTATTCATCACGATCACAAAGATGAGTATCTCATTGGTTCAGTGCTGATTGCGGATTCGGTTAAGCATGTAGAAATTGCTCATCACGATTCTTCGATCGGCAAAATTCCCGATGCTGATCCCTCGATGTACATTGTTCAACCGACGATGCTCGATCCGACGATGGCTCCTGAAGGTGGTCATACGGTGTGGATTGAATTCTTCGCGCCTTATTACGTTGAGAATGCTGAAGGAACAGGCTTGAATGGCACAGGCTGGACAGATGAATTGAAAAATAAAGTTGCCGATCGTGTCGTCGATAAGCTGGCTGACTATGCGCCTAATGTGAAAACAGCTACGATCGCACGTGCGGTTGAAAGTCCTGCCGAATTAGGGGAACGGCTTGGCTCGTACAAAGGTAATTACTATCACATTGATATGACCTTAGAGCAGATGGTGTTTTTCCGACCTTTGCCAGAGATTGCGAATTATAAAACCCCGATCGAGAATCTTTATCTCACAGGAGCAGGAACGCATCCGGGTGGGTCAATTTCGGGAATGCCGGGGCGGAATTGTGCGCGAGTGTTTCTCCATGCTCAGCAACCGTTTTTGCAGACGTTTCGGGATGCAGGCAGTTCGATCAAGTCTGTGTTTGATGGGTTGTTTCAGAAATAA
- a CDS encoding hemerythrin domain-containing protein, translating to MVTTVDDTKRKAIAMKLADMKAVQELIISNEQKFISATTDSEIAKRFQEMLKDDQKNLGILDTVIVQYGVPSEPKQTISEFVSKMDQMMSGSELTMYEKVFQHELMKHQQVMTGITIHKAAQRVGADIEAAITPLNTVNFENRAHQEQLKGVLETLGVRELTGMDADQGLWSRVQDAVAALSGVAGSVVTQASGKSDMNIQDVIRMDHQKVNVLFAEIKGTQDQMKRKEFFTQLASDLRAHAIAENEIAYPAVRGKYAESDLQELYDEQNSWFPALEAMEKMDMMSDQFMSALNKLMDEIMDHVRQEESTFFAALRDNFSSSELENLATQFKARKSEVQKAAAK from the coding sequence ATGGTTACAACAGTAGACGACACGAAACGCAAAGCGATCGCGATGAAGCTTGCGGATATGAAAGCTGTTCAAGAATTAATCATCTCTAATGAACAGAAATTTATTTCAGCAACGACAGATTCTGAGATTGCCAAGCGCTTTCAAGAGATGCTGAAAGATGACCAGAAGAATCTGGGAATCTTGGACACTGTGATTGTTCAATATGGTGTGCCATCTGAACCGAAGCAGACGATTAGCGAATTCGTCAGCAAGATGGATCAGATGATGTCTGGTTCCGAATTGACCATGTATGAAAAGGTGTTTCAACATGAATTGATGAAGCATCAGCAAGTGATGACCGGAATCACGATTCACAAAGCTGCTCAGCGCGTGGGTGCAGATATCGAAGCGGCGATTACTCCACTAAATACTGTCAACTTTGAAAACCGTGCTCACCAAGAGCAACTCAAAGGCGTTCTCGAAACGTTGGGCGTGCGCGAATTGACCGGAATGGATGCAGACCAAGGACTGTGGAGCCGGGTTCAAGATGCGGTTGCGGCACTGTCTGGTGTAGCAGGTAGTGTTGTCACGCAAGCGAGTGGCAAGTCTGATATGAACATTCAAGATGTGATTCGGATGGATCACCAAAAAGTGAATGTTCTGTTTGCTGAAATCAAAGGAACGCAAGATCAAATGAAGCGCAAAGAGTTCTTCACTCAGTTGGCGAGTGACTTACGCGCTCATGCGATCGCTGAAAACGAAATTGCTTATCCCGCAGTTCGAGGTAAGTATGCTGAAAGCGACTTGCAAGAACTTTACGATGAGCAAAATTCCTGGTTCCCCGCACTTGAAGCGATGGAAAAAATGGACATGATGTCGGATCAGTTCATGTCTGCATTGAACAAGTTGATGGATGAGATCATGGATCACGTTCGTCAAGAAGAAAGCACGTTCTTTGCAGCATTGCGCGATAACTTCAGCAGTTCTGAACTAGAAAATCTGGCAACTCAGTTCAAGGCGAGAAAGAGCGAAGTACAAAAAGCTGCTGCTAAATAA
- a CDS encoding ABC transporter substrate-binding protein, protein MRNWTRRAFLIGAGTSTVAASLPSCAINASRAPQGLSEAAMSVTPVIQSSELEKPNLTLGYVPVNDCAPFAIAWEKGFFRKYGLNVQLSREASWATSRDGLIFGRLDAAPVVAGAVTNARVGAEGARHAPMCAGMTIHHHGNAMTMNRAMWESGLRPWSAYNGNLDTFGQDFRQYFDNLPSEQRVWAVVLSSSIYEYFVRYVAAAAGVNPLKEFRVIIVPPPQMVTNVRIGAMQGYMVAEPWNTRAISGNEGIGFTFAQGREIWNGHPDRLLAVMQSFIDENPKTYRALLKAMIEACRYCDQNREEVAQIISARSYTGANVKFTRPAIVGDYNYGGFDGKNRTVKSDSTTMFFDMPKDVPHVKDEHSTFMWQSRSLWLMTQAARWGQIKEIPKDADQIAAKSWRTDIYREVAAELGIACPTEDYKVEPSAAFIDKKAFDPSDPVGYLNSFEIRASQATKVYFS, encoded by the coding sequence ATGAGAAATTGGACAAGACGAGCATTTTTAATCGGCGCGGGAACCTCGACTGTGGCAGCTTCACTGCCTTCATGTGCGATCAATGCCAGTCGTGCACCCCAAGGACTCTCTGAGGCTGCAATGTCAGTTACTCCTGTGATTCAATCGAGCGAGTTAGAAAAACCGAATTTGACGCTCGGCTATGTTCCAGTCAATGACTGTGCACCATTTGCGATCGCTTGGGAAAAAGGTTTTTTTCGCAAATATGGCTTGAATGTACAATTGAGCCGTGAAGCCAGTTGGGCGACCTCACGAGATGGCTTAATCTTCGGTCGCTTAGATGCGGCTCCCGTCGTTGCCGGAGCAGTTACAAATGCGCGAGTTGGAGCAGAAGGCGCGCGCCATGCTCCGATGTGTGCTGGCATGACCATTCATCATCACGGAAATGCGATGACGATGAATCGCGCAATGTGGGAGTCAGGATTGCGTCCTTGGTCAGCATACAACGGCAACTTAGACACATTTGGGCAAGACTTTCGACAGTACTTTGATAACTTACCTTCAGAGCAACGAGTCTGGGCAGTCGTCCTCAGTTCTTCAATCTACGAGTACTTTGTGCGCTACGTTGCTGCAGCAGCAGGAGTCAATCCACTCAAAGAGTTTCGAGTGATTATTGTGCCCCCGCCCCAGATGGTGACGAATGTGCGGATTGGCGCAATGCAAGGTTACATGGTCGCTGAACCCTGGAATACACGGGCAATTTCAGGGAATGAAGGCATCGGGTTTACTTTTGCTCAAGGACGAGAGATTTGGAATGGACATCCCGATCGCTTACTTGCGGTCATGCAATCTTTTATTGATGAGAATCCCAAAACTTATCGGGCATTACTCAAAGCGATGATCGAAGCCTGTCGCTACTGTGATCAAAATCGAGAAGAAGTCGCTCAGATTATTTCAGCGCGATCGTATACCGGAGCAAATGTGAAATTTACTCGACCAGCGATCGTCGGAGACTACAACTACGGCGGATTTGATGGCAAAAATCGAACCGTGAAATCAGATTCGACAACCATGTTCTTCGACATGCCGAAAGATGTGCCTCACGTCAAAGATGAGCATTCTACATTTATGTGGCAATCGCGCAGTTTATGGCTGATGACCCAAGCAGCGAGATGGGGACAAATCAAAGAAATTCCGAAAGATGCGGATCAAATTGCAGCAAAATCTTGGCGCACCGATATTTATCGCGAAGTCGCAGCAGAGTTGGGAATTGCTTGTCCAACTGAGGATTACAAAGTTGAGCCATCAGCAGCATTTATCGACAAGAAAGCGTTTGACCCAAGCGATCCAGTCGGGTATCTCAACAGTTTCGAGATTCGGGCGAGTCAAGCTACAAAAGTCTATTTTTCCTAG